The window CCTCGCCGATCCTCGGGCACGTGATCGGGGATCAACCCCTGATAGGCCGCCTGCACCATGTTCGAGAACGTCTGCACCAGCAGCAGGGCCAGGATCAGCATGGGCACCGAGGGGGCGGCCACCAGGAGGGCGAGGGCCAGGGCAAGGAGCAGGCTTCCCAGCCAGAGGAAAGGCTTCCGGCGGCCCCAGGGGCTCCGGAGCTGATCGCTCCAGGCACCGAAGATCGGCTGGACCAGCGCGGCCCACACCAGGCCGATGAAGGCGACGCTCCCCAGCAACGTGTTCTGCCAGCCCGGGCCGGCCAGCTGGCTGGCCTTCTGGCTCAGCCACGGCGGGTCCACGATGTTCGAAGTCATGGTCAGGGCGAGCCCATAGAGGCTCAGGGCGATCCACTGTGGCCACGTCGTCGCGGCGCCGCGCGGGGTGGCAATCATCGAGGCCTCCAGAGATCCCGAAGGTGTTGCTCCGACCGCCACACAGGGCGGGAAGCTGCGCACCTCCATTTTACGGCTTCCCGCCCCAGGCGGAGATATGCCCACGAGCGGATCGCCGGGAGGAGCGCGGCTCATCCATCGCCGGGGGACCCGTCTTATCATGAGCGCGGCAGGCCGGGATCACGGCTGTGAGACCAATCGAGGAACGGAACCGCATCCATGAAGGACCTCACCCTGGTGATGATGGTGGGCCCTTTGGGAGCTCATCCCCTCGAGCGCACCATGGGGTTCCTCCTGCGGATGGCTGCGCGGGAGACCCTCAGCCGGATCATGGGCACCGGTCGGGTGACCCGGGCCGTCCTGGCGGCCCCGGATCTGGAGGGACTGGAGTCCCTGGGCCACGCGCCCTTCCCCCTCGAGATCGATCTGGATCCCGCCTCGCAACCCTTTGATTTCGGCTCCCGCCTGGCGGATCTGATCGCGCGTTACCGGATCTCGCGCCTTCTGTATGTCGGCGCAGGCGCTTCCCCGCTCATGACATCCGAAGACTGGGACGCGGCCCTGGAGGCTTTCCAGGAGATGGAGGAGGGGCTGCTGACCAACAACCTGCACTCCAGCGACTGGATCGCCCTGGCCCCGGCGGAGGCCGTTCGGGCACGTCCCCACCGGCTCCCCACCGACAACGCCATGGCCTGGGTCCTTCACCGGGAAGGGGGGCTCCCGGCGCGCGCCTGGCCGCGCTCCACCGCCTCCCTCCTGGACCTGGATACGCCGGTGGATGCGTTGATCGTCGCCCGTCATCCTCTGGCCCCGCCTGCCCTGCGCGCGGCGGTGGTGGAAACCGGATGGGACGACCGCCGGGTCGCGCGGATAGAGGCCCTGCTGCGGACGCCGGGGAGCCGCCTGATCCTGGCCGGCCGGGTTCCCTCCTGGGCCTGGGCGGCCCTGGAACGCCATGCCCAGGTCTGGACGCGGGTGTTCAGCGAGGAGCGCGGCATGCAGGCCAGCGCCCGGATGCAGCGCGGGGAGGTCCGCTCCCTGGTGTATGCCTACCTGCAGGCCGTCGGGCCCCGCGCGTTCTTCCAGACCTTAGGGGAGCTGGCGGATGGAGCCCTCCTGGACATCCGGGTCTGGATGGCCGCGGCCGGGCGCTGGCCGGAACCCGTCGATCGCTATGCGGCCGATCTGTTCGCGTGGGAAACCATCCGCGATCCGCTCCTGCGGGAGTGGGTGGAGGCAGCCGCTGGGGCGCCCCTCCCGGTGTTGCTGGGCGGCCACACCCTGGTCTCCGCCGGCCTGGTGGCGCTGCTGGAAAGCGCCCTGGGGATCCCCCGCCTTCCCTTGTAATCGGGTGTCGTGTCGCTGTGCTCCCCGGTGGGCTGATCCGAAGTAAAATGGGGGGCGACCTGTGGAGCCGGAGGGGGCGATGGGCCGCTGGGGCTGGCGGATGGGGGGAGCGCTGATCCTCCTTATGGGACTGGGAGCGTTGTGGGAAGGGCTCCACCTGCTTCCCCCGCGGTATGTCGCCCGCCTGGTCCCGGAGCCCCTTCAGGCCTGGATCTGGCCCGCCCATCCCGCCGCCGTCCCCACTCCCTCGACGCCGGTGCCCCCGGAGCGACTGGCCGTTCTCCTGACGCCCCTCACGCCTGCGCTGCGACCCTCCCCAGGCCCCACCCCTTCCCGGACCCCGGTCCCCTCTCCTTCTCCTCGTCCATCGCCCTCGCCCACTCCTCGCCCCTTGCCGACGCCGACGGTGACCCCGCCGGTTTTCCCCGGGCCCACCCAGGCCGCGCGCAACACCCCGGCAGCCCTGAACGAGGCCGACGTCCTGCTGTATGGCGTGCGCCACACGTTCCAGACCTGGAACAATTGCGGCCCGGCCACCTTGGCCATGGCGTTGAGTTTCTACGGCTGGCGGGGCACTCAGAAAGAGGCCGCTGCCGTCCTCAAGCCGGACCCCGAGGACAAGAACGTTTCCCCCGAGGAGATGGCGGCCTTCGTCCGGAGCCTGGGGCTGGGGGCCCGGGTGCGGGTGAACGGAACCCTCCCCCTCTTGCAGCAGCTGCTCCGAAACGGGTTCCCGGTGATCATCGAGACCGGCTTCGAGCCGGACCCCCGGCAGGGGTGGATGGGGCACTACCGCCTGCTCATCGGGTTCAGCGAGCGGCGGGGCCAGTTCATCGTGATGGATTCTTACATGGGGCCGAACCAGGGGATCCCTTACGCCGAGGTGGACCGCTACTGGCGCCACTTCCAGCGCGCTTATATCGTGATCTATCGTCCGGAGGATGAGGAGCGGGTGCGGGCGCTGATCGGGCCGGTCTGGGACGACGATGGACGGATGTGGGCGGAAGCCCTCGCCCGGGCCCAGGAGGAGCTCGTCGCCGATCCCCGGGACGCCTTCGCCTGGTTCAACGCCGGCGCGGCGTTCCTCCATCTGGGGCGGGCGGAGGAGGCGGCGACGGCCTTCGATCAGGCCCGGACCCTGGGGCTGCCCTGGCGGATCCTCTGGTATCGCTTTGAGCCCTTTGAGGCCTACCTGGCCGTCGGCCGCTACGCCGACGTGATCGCCCTGGCCGACGCCAACCTCCGGGTCACGCCCTATGTGGAAGAGTGGTATGACTACAAAGGGCAGGCTCTGCTGGCCTTGGGGGATCGGGAAGGCGCCCGCGCCATGTTCCAACGGGCACTACAGTTCAACCCGAACTTCCAGGCCGCTCGGGAGCATCTAACGGCCCTCACCCCATGAGCCTTCCTCATTCACCGGAGCGGCGAAGCCTCGCCCCGCAGCCACCGCCCCAGCCCGATCAGCCATCCTCCCACCCGGAACGCAAGCCCCTCATCCGGATTCCCCTGCTCCGCCAGCCGGCACAACCGCTCCCGCTCCCCCGCCACCCGATGCTCCTGCCCATACCAGTGCACCCAGTCCTGGGCATCCAGAAACATCCGTTGTTCCCCCCGTTATCCGACATTTTGCACGAAAATTCGTTTAAAGCTTCAGCAATTTAATCATCTCACAAATTTTATTTGTTGTCAAAAAGGGAGGGCCTGCTTCCTTCAGGCCCTCCCTTCCGGGCGGGGGCGGCTGGCTAAAACGTTCCCTTTAGCGTCTCCAGGCGCTCGATGAAGGCGGCTGGGGCGAAGAGCCAGGCGTGGTAAGCGGGGTCGTAGTAGCGCCCCCGGAAGGGATGCGGGTTGCGGACCACCCGGGGGTCCAGCCCCTTTGAGCAGACGATGAAGCTCCACCAGTTGCAGGGGTAGGTGGAATAGGGCATGGGGATGGTCTCTACGTATCGGAACAGCCGGCTCAGCGCGCCCCGCACCGTCGGCGCCTCGTAGCCCAGGTAGCCTTCCCGGAACAGGGATTCCGAAAGATGGAGGGCCAGCATCCCTTCATCGGTGAGGTGTTCCGCGCACAGCCGGAAGAAGACGGGATCGAAGAGACTGCGGGCCAGCTCCGCCAGAGGATCGTTGGAGTCCAGAAGGATGACATCATAGGATCCGGCCTGCTCCTCGAGGAACGAGCGGCCGTTGCCGATGATCAAGCGGACCCGGGGATCGTCGAAAGAGGAGGCGAACTCGGGCATATGCTGCCGGCACAGCTCCACCACCCGGCCGTCGACCTCCACCACCGTCACCTCCTCCACCGTCGGATAGCGCAGGGCCTCCCGGGCCACCCCGCCGTCCCCGCCCCCGATGACCAGCACGCGGCGGGGGTTGGGATGGGCCATCATCGCCGGGTGGACCAGGGACTCGTGGTAGAAAAACTCGTCCCGCTGGGTGAACTGGATCACGCCGTCCAGGACCAGGGCCTTGCCCCAGTTCTCCAGCTCCAGGATGGCGATCTCCTGCAGCGGGCTGCGCTCGTGGGCCAGGACCCGGCGGACCTGGTAGACGGCGGTGATGGTGCTCTCCTCGGCGAAGGTCAAGGTCATGCCCTCGAAGGGCTCCTCTGCCAGCGCTCCCTGAGCCATCGGTCCTCCTCTGGATGAAAGGGATAAGCGGTTACGGCCCGCTCGAAAAAGCGAAAAGCCTTCCGCGATGGGGACATCGCAGAAGGCTTTCGGGCAGGCAGTGAGGCGGGTGGGACTCGAACCCACAACCGTCGGCTTAAAAGGCCGCTGCTCTGCCGGTTGAGCTACCGCCCCATCCATGCCCAATTCTAACCTTCTTCAGAGGGCCTGTCAAACCCGGCAACCCGCATCCGGCGCTGACCGTTCCGGGGTCCGTCGGTGGGTGAACCCGGAAGGGACTCCCGGGGCCATGATACGCGGCGAGGGTGCTGACTTCCGGAGGGCTCCCTTGCAGATGATCTGAATCCCGCTTCCGGTTTCGAAGTGTCACACTCCCGGCTACCCGGAGCGACGATAGGGGAAGGCCCGCTTCCAGGTTGCGCTATTTGCGCTCCACAACATCTCATCAGACAGGTAAAGGCATCGGCATGCCAGCTACACACCCACTGATCTCTATGCTTCGGCACCAGCGAATCCGGCTGCAGGAAGCGGCCCAGGGTGGGATCATAAAAGCGCGCCCGGTAGTCATACAGCCCGAGGGATGCCTTCCACCGCTGGCCAGTGAAGCGATGGTCGGTGGGGAAGCGCCCGGTCTCCAGCCGGATGGCGCCATACGGGAGATACCGGGTCACGCCCGCCGGGCTTCCGCCCTGCGCCAGCATTGTGACATCACCTACTTCTTCCCAGTTGCCTTGCTTTGATTTCCCTCTTCCGGGATCACCTTTAAATCCGCAATTATAAGCCCTCCGTGATGAGGACTAAATATCCGAATGCTTGCTTCTCCACAAAATTTTAACTTAAAATAGACTCCGGCAGGAAGCCTGAATCGGCGCCCATCTTCACTGATAAAAAGAACCGAAAAAAGCCCAGACCATGCCCTCCATAAAGGCTCTGGAATATATCCTTTGATGATCTCAAAGTCCTCGAAAGGCTCGCTCACAACAAATTCAATGCGCATATCTTTACTCCATTCGATAGTAACTTAAAATTCGGACTTGAACGGAGTCACGGGTCCAGTATTGAATTCCCCAACCCCATCGGAATGGCTTTAAAGAGGGAGCTACGCGCTCAGGACCAACAATAGAAGGTTGATTAATGATCTCAAACTCCACGCGGTATTCAGGCCTGTGCTTAAGAGCTAATCTTTGCGTAGCGGAATTCTTTGACAAATAGCGATCAATAGTGAAGTAAGTTTCTCCGGGCCTTCCGCCCCGCAGGAGGCCGGTTTGCTCAATGGCCGCAATCTCCTCTTTTCCGACATGCCGTGTATAATAGCTCGATAGCTCGGAGAAGTGAGCTGCAATCACCCTACGATTTACTATCCTATACAATCTGCTCTTAATTATAAGCGTTTTATTGTTCCTAAATATATAGAACATTTATCCCACAAGATGATAACGATTTCCTTTCCCTTTAAAAAAGGGATAAATTCAAACAGACTACCACGTGGAGATATCCTAAACACGCGTCCATCTTCAGATTTAAACCAGAAGAAATTTGTTAAATCGCCAATAATTTCTTCTTCGGACTCAAATGGCTCAAAAATAATCAATTTTGCTCGCCATTTCATGGTAGTCTCTCCCATCGCAATAGACGAACTTGCACCGGATCCCGGGTGTAATATTCGATCCCCCAGCCGGCCCGGAATCCAGGATCTCGGGGGCGGAACCACGGCCGCACGCGTGCAGGACCTTGGATACAGGGCTGATTCAAAATCTCAAACTCGATTCGATACGCAGGAGTCCGAAGAAGAGCCAAACGACTTACAGCCTCTTGACTTGTTTGGAAAATATCGGTCGTGAAATAAGTCGGATTGTCCGTTCGTCCTCCACGCAGCAGCCCGGTTTCCTGGATGGCCCGGAGTTCTCCCTTCCGAGATATACACATAGGTTCCCCGAAATGCCGCTCGCATCACCATCCGATCCACACCGTGGAAGATCCCGCCGCTGAGCCCACCGATGATCGCATCCCGCCCCAGTTCAACCGGATCGCCTAACCCTTCCCCGATAGCCTTCCCGGTCAGCACGTTCTCGGTGGCCCGAGCCGCTTGCCCAGAGACTGCGCCACTGAACGCCCCTGCGCCCACCATCCCCCATAAGCCTGTCCCCAACACCGCGCTGGCTCCATAGAAGGTGGCTCCACCGACCGCCCCGGCGACGGCGCTGGCCCCGACAGCAGCCCAATTGACGTTCGTAAAGGCCTGCACCTGAAGGCCGTTCTGGCTGATGTTGGCCGCCACCTGCACCCCGTAGTTGATCAGCGCTCCGGTGGCTGCGCCAATCCCCATCATCACCAGGATGACCGGAACGTGGCCACTGGGGTCGGTGTACCTCAGCGGGTTGTTGTAAACGTAGGCGTAGCGGTTGAGCGCCTGCGGGTTCCCCGGCTCGGGCACGATGGGATCCGGCTGCAGGAAGCGGCCCAGCGTGGGGTCATAAAAGCGCGCCCGGTAGTCATACAGGCCCAGGCCTTGCTCCCACCGCTGCCCGGTGAAGCGGTGGTCTATGGCCTGCAACAGCGCGCTTGAGTTGTGAAGGTGCCAGGATCTATGAATCAGAGATGCCCTTCCGGGATAGGCTGATCGTCAAACCGGTAGATGAGGCCGCTCGGTCCTTGAATGATTTCCCATCCCATTGCTTCCGGACGTTGATCTCGAGGATCGCGGTCGAGAAAGCCCAGAATCAACTGTCGGAGGCGCTCGTCTTCCACATGCTGCACACCGGCTTCAAAAATATGACGGGGATCTCCTACTATCTGGGCGCTGTGGTATAGAGGAGCGAGATTCATGAGGATTTCCCTCTGGTCAACATAGGGAGTTGTCCAGCCAATCGTCAATGCAACAATGCCATATATCAACCAGCTTTCTTGCCTTTTCCTTACCCCTAACATTGCCATACGTGTTGAGTATACGCTTAATACAAAATACCCATTCTGTGTTATCATCTTTTTGAAAGCTATGCGTTCCCTTGAGGAGAGTTGTTGATAAAAGGCACAGATTTGCGTGATTTTCTCGTCCTCGGCACAAGGTAAGGGAGCAGCCCAATATTCAGCGTCCGAAAGCTGATTGATAAAGAACGCTGCTTCTTGCACCCCTATCCCCCTCATGTCACGATCTTGCTCAGGACTTGAAATCGAATCATCTATGTTCATCATTTGGATCATTCCCTCAGTTCGGTGGAATCAAGTAATCCCCTACACGACGGTAACCTGCCTGCAAGAGCATGTAAAGTTCACGCATATAGACGGAAACACCGCCCCACTTGGCTTCTCCTGTCAAGGTAGCTTCGGTTACAGGAGAGGCCAGGTAGAACACATCCCCATTTTCAATTGCCTCTTTCAGCCATTCGAAGTTGCGCTCGATCGTCCAGTTGGGATCATCCAGCACCCGAAAGCCGCCCAGCTCTTTTGCCGCCTCGATATCCCACGTCCGCCCCAGGGTTGTTATCCGCCGCCCTCGGAAGGCTTCCGGGATGTCACCCATCGGTCGGATCGCATCGCCGAACGCCTCCAGGACATGGGGGATGCTTTCCCGTCCAATACTGCGGAACCGCTCCAGGCTAATCCCCGCCTGGGATAGGCGTTCGGCTGCTCGCAGCGCCTCGGCGGCCTCATCGGCGTGGCGAGCCGCCTGGGTCAATGCCTGGGCCGCCTCTGTGGCCTCATCCGCGTGGCGGGCGAGTAGAGCAAGCTTCCCCAGGTGGCGCAGCTTGGCAACCGTGCTTCCCACTCCCAGGGTGGTGACATTCACCGCCGCGTTGACCGCCAGGGAGTGGACCAGGCGAAACTCAGTGCCGGTGGCCCGGGCGATGAGGTAGTCTATGCCGACATCCACGGCCGTCTGGAGGAGCGTTTTGGCGATGACCACGCACCAGGGGCAATGCCCGCTGGGATCGGTGTATTTCAGCGGGTTGTTGTAAACGTAAGCATACCGGTTCAGCGCCTGCGGGTTCCCGGGCTCGGGCACGATGGGATCCGGCTGCAGGAAGCGGCCCAGGATGGGGTCATAGAAGCGCGCCCG is drawn from Thermoflexus hugenholtzii and contains these coding sequences:
- a CDS encoding C39 family peptidase, whose translation is MGRWGWRMGGALILLMGLGALWEGLHLLPPRYVARLVPEPLQAWIWPAHPAAVPTPSTPVPPERLAVLLTPLTPALRPSPGPTPSRTPVPSPSPRPSPSPTPRPLPTPTVTPPVFPGPTQAARNTPAALNEADVLLYGVRHTFQTWNNCGPATLAMALSFYGWRGTQKEAAAVLKPDPEDKNVSPEEMAAFVRSLGLGARVRVNGTLPLLQQLLRNGFPVIIETGFEPDPRQGWMGHYRLLIGFSERRGQFIVMDSYMGPNQGIPYAEVDRYWRHFQRAYIVIYRPEDEERVRALIGPVWDDDGRMWAEALARAQEELVADPRDAFAWFNAGAAFLHLGRAEEAATAFDQARTLGLPWRILWYRFEPFEAYLAVGRYADVIALADANLRVTPYVEEWYDYKGQALLALGDREGARAMFQRALQFNPNFQAAREHLTALTP
- the speE gene encoding polyamine aminopropyltransferase, which produces MAQGALAEEPFEGMTLTFAEESTITAVYQVRRVLAHERSPLQEIAILELENWGKALVLDGVIQFTQRDEFFYHESLVHPAMMAHPNPRRVLVIGGGDGGVAREALRYPTVEEVTVVEVDGRVVELCRQHMPEFASSFDDPRVRLIIGNGRSFLEEQAGSYDVILLDSNDPLAELARSLFDPVFFRLCAEHLTDEGMLALHLSESLFREGYLGYEAPTVRGALSRLFRYVETIPMPYSTYPCNWWSFIVCSKGLDPRVVRNPHPFRGRYYDPAYHAWLFAPAAFIERLETLKGTF
- a CDS encoding RHS repeat-associated core domain-containing protein translates to MLAQGGSPAGVTRYLPYGAIRLETGRFPTDHRFTGQRWKASLGLYDYRARFYDPTLGRFLQPDSLVPKHRDQWVCSWHADAFTCLMRCCGAQIAQPGSGPSPIVAPGSRECDTSKPEAGFRSSAREPSGSQHPRRVSWPRESLPGSPTDGPRNGQRRMRVAGFDRPSEEG
- a CDS encoding RHS repeat-associated core domain-containing protein, yielding MQAIDHRFTGQRWEQGLGLYDYRARFYDPTLGRFLQPDPIVPEPGNPQALNRYAYVYNNPLRYTDPSGHVPVILVMMGIGAATGALINYGVQVAANISQNGLQVQAFTNVNWAAVGASAVAGAVGGATFYGASAVLGTGLWGMVGAGAFSGAVSGQAARATENVLTGKAIGEGLGDPVELGRDAIIGGLSGGIFHGVDRMVMRAAFRGTYVYISEGRTPGHPGNRAAAWRTNGQSDLFHDRYFPNKSRGCKSFGSSSDSCVSNRV
- a CDS encoding RHS repeat-associated core domain-containing protein, whose protein sequence is MREVGGLRTGVVDEGDEVRGGVARKEYRLGGDVVAVREGDAVDAAVGDHLGSVTVLAQGGSPTGVTRYLPYGAIRWESGLWSTDRRFTGQRWEQGLGLYDYRARFYDPILGRFLQPDPIVPEPGNPQALNRYAYVYNNPLKYTDPSGHCPWCVVIAKTLLQTAVDVGIDYLIARATGTEFRLVHSLAVNAAVNVTTLGVGSTVAKLRHLGKLALLARHADEATEAAQALTQAARHADEAAEALRAAERLSQAGISLERFRSIGRESIPHVLEAFGDAIRPMGDIPEAFRGRRITTLGRTWDIEAAKELGGFRVLDDPNWTIERNFEWLKEAIENGDVFYLASPVTEATLTGEAKWGGVSVYMRELYMLLQAGYRRVGDYLIPPN